Part of the Crossiella cryophila genome, TCCTCGGCCTGGGCGGTGGCCTCGGACATCCGGCCGGCGTGGGCCAGCACGGTGGCGGTGGTGCCGAGCACCTCGCCGCCGAAAGTCAGGTGGCCCAGGCGTTCGGACATCCGGCGGACCTGGCCGAGTCTGCGCAAGGTGTCGCCGAGGCGCAGGTGGCAGATGGCCTCGACCAGCGGGGTGATGTGGGTGAAACCCAGGTGTGCCAGGTGTTCCGGCTCGGCCAGGCGATCGTAGAGGGCCACCGCCTCGTCCATGGCCGCGACCGCCTCGGGAACCCGGCCGAGTTCCGGGTAGGACCAGGCGATCATGGCCAAGGCTATGCAGCGCAACGGTTCCGGCAGGGTCAACGCCAGCGCGGCGGTGGCCGCCTCGGCCGCCTCGGTGAAGCGGGCGTCCAGGACGTGGGACAGGGCCAGGTGCAGCCACAGGGTCGCGGTGTCGGCGTCCGCGCGCGGGTAGTCCCTGGCCAGCTCCTCGCGCAGCAGGCGGCGGCCCTCCTCGGGGCGGCACAGCAGGCGGCTGGTGGTCGCGCACAGCACCACGGCCTGGTGCCGCAGGTGCGGGCGGCCGGCCGGGGCGGTGTCGAGCTGCCCGCGCAGGATGTCCCAGCAGGCCGGGTAGTCCCCGCGCAGCATCAGCGCGTGCGCGAGTTCCAGGCTCAGGTCCCGGCCCAGTTCGTCGGCCGGGGTGGGGTGGCCGTGCAGGGCCACCCGCAGCCAGCTCACCGCGGTGGCGGGGGCCTGGGCCAGGGCCAGCCGGGCGGCCTGGCGCAGCAGGTCGACGGCGGCGGGGTCGCCGACCGCGGCGGAGCGGGCGATGTGCGGGGCGATGGTGGTCAGCGCGGCCCCGCGCCCGGTCAGCAGACCGGCGGCGCGGCCGTGCGCGGCGGCCCGCCAGAGCGGGGTGGCGGAGTGGTAGACGGCGTTGCGCAGCAACGGATGCCGGAAGGTGACCCGCTGGCCGGCGCCGGTGCCGCGGAGCAGGTCGGCCTCGAACAGCTCCTCGGCGGCGGCGTGCGTCTCCGGCAGGCCCAGACCCGCCGCCGCGGCCACCAGCTCCGGGTCGACCTGGTCGCCGATCACCGCGGCGGCCTGGGCGACCAGCCGGGCGGCGGGGGACAGGCGGGCGAACTCGCCACGCAGCAACGCGGCCACCCCCGGCGGGACCTCCGCGCCCTGCTCGGCCGGCGCGGCCAGCTCACCGCCGTGCGCGAGGACCTGGAGGTAGAGCGGGTTGCCGCCGGCGATGTCGTAGAGCCGCCTGCGCTCGGGGTGGGCGGGCAGGAGCTGCTGGGCCGCGGCGAACTCCAGCGGCGGCAGCTCGATCCGGTGCCGGGTGGCGTAGGCCGGACCGGCGAGCACCGCGGCCAGCTTGTCCGGCAGCTGGCGGGGCCGGTGCGCGAGTAGGAGCAGCAGCCGGGTCGCGGGCGGGCGGCGCAGCAGGTGGGCGAGCAGTTCCGCGGTGGACTCATCCGCCCAGTGCAGGTCGTCCAGGGCCAGCACCAGCCCGGCCGGTCCGGCCAGCGCGTCCAGTGCGGCGGCCACCGCGCGGTGCAGCAGGTAGCGCTCGGCGGCCTGCGGCGGCGGACCCGGCGGGACCCGGTCGGCCAGGCCGGGGAAGGCGGTGGCCAGCCAGCGCAGGTGGCCGGGGCCCAGTGCCTCGGCGCGCTGCCCGGACAGCGCCGCGAGGTGGTGGTCCAGGGCGTCCAGGAAGACCCCGAAGGGCAGGTCGCGCTCGAACTCCCCGGCCCGGCCGGTCAGCACGGTCAGGCCGCGCCCGGCCGCGTGCACGCCGATCTCGTGCAGCAGCCGGGACTTGCCGATGCCCGGCTCGCCGACGATCTCCACCGGGGTCGGTCCGGCGGGCAGCGCGTCCAGCAGCTGATCGAGCTGGGCCAGTTCACGCTGACGGCCGACGAACATCCGGTCAGTGCAGCACAGGGTGAGCCCGGCCGGGTGGGTAACCCGCCGGGCTCACCTGGTTGATGGAACGGGCTAGCTCAGATCAGGCCGACCTCGGTGAAGTGGCGGCCGTTGAGCGGCTGGACGGCACGCGAGTTGCCGTGGCTGAACAGGCCCTGGAACCGGGACAGGGTGGCCTGGCTGACGGTCTTCTCCGCGGCCAGGTACCACTGCACGCCCTCGTCGAAGGGGTGGGTGGTCAGCGAGCCCTGGTAGTGCAGGGTGTGCTTGTTGTGCGGGAGCAGGGTGTTCAGGTTGATGCTGTGAATGTGCACCGGGGCTCCACATTCCGGCGCGAGCTTGGCCAGCACGGTGTCCACCGTGGAATGCTCGCCCGCCCGCAGCGGAACGCCGACCACCAGCAGTTTGCCGGCCGCGCTGCGGTGCACCAGGTGCATTTCCAGCGGGTACTGCCGGCCGGCGAAGCGATGCTCAGCCGGGGTGTGGAAATGGAACTGGATAAGGTCAAAACGGACACCGCCCGCGGTGACGAAACCGGAGCCGGGCTTGACCTCGGCCTCCTCGGTCTCCTCGTGGTCGCGGACCTGGCAGCCGTTCGGATTGGCCGCGTCCTTGCGGATGTACTTTAACTCCAGCTCGGAGTGCCCGTAGCTGACATCCAGCTTGGGGTGCGTGGGGTCGATCTGGATCGCTTCCGGCACCACGTTGACCGGGCTCTGCGCCGGCAACTTGGACTGGGCGACCGGGCTGACCACGATGGCGGCGACGGCTACCAGTGGCAGCACGACAGAAAGTGATCGCTTGAAGCTCACGAAGGGGCCTTTCGGGATGAAAAGCTAATGGCGGGGACGAAACGTATGAACGTCTCCAGTCAAGACCTCATGCCCGGTATCCGGCATCGTTCGTTTGAATACTTCGAAATGACCCGCGTCACCGCAAACGGCCTTTTGGTCTATCGCGTTATAACCCGAACGGCCTAATCGATCCGGATTTGTTCAGAATGGTGAAGTCCGGGCCGGGCTTGACCGGGCGGAAGCCGGTCCGGTACTCAGGTTCATCTGGAGGTGGCCATGGTGATCCGGGGTGCCAGCGGGGTTACGGCCGAGACGGTGGGCGCGTACTACGACCAGATCACCGAGTTCGTCGCCGGTGACCTGGGCGGCAGTCTGCACATCGGGTACTGGAAGGACCTGCCGCCGGGCAGTTCGGTGCGCGACGCCTCCAGACGGATGACCGCGCTGATGATCGAGAAGGTCGAGGTGCGGCCTGGTCAGCGGGTGCTGGACATCGGCTGCGGCACCGGCCGTCCCGCGGTGGACCTGGCCAAGGCCGCCGGGGTCGAGGTGGTCGGGGTCAACGTCAGCAGGTTGCAGCTGGAACGGGCCGGGCAGCTCGCCGCCGAGGAGGGCCTGGCCGACCGGGTGCGCTTCCAGTTCGCCGACGCGATGGCCCTGCCGTTCGGACCGGGTTCCTTCGACGGGGTGTGGCTGTTCGAGTCGCTGTTCCACATGCCGGACCAGCGTCAGGTGCTGTGCCAGATCGCCGAGGTGCTGCGGCCGGGCGGCCGGCTGGTGATCGCGGACCTGGTCCAGCTGGTGCCGCTGACCGACGAGCAGAACGCGGTGCTGCAGTCCTGCTGGACCTCGGGCAACGTGGCCGCGATCCACCCGGTGGAGAACTATCCGGCGCTGCTGGCCGAGTGCGGGCTGGAGTTCGCCGAGCTGACCGACATCTCCGACGACTCGCTGCGGCAGACCTTCCGCGCGCTGCAGGAGGAGAACGAGGACTGGATCGAGGGCATGCAGCTGGAGGACCTGCCGGTGGACTACGGCGCGGACGTGGACAACGGCATGGCCCGGCTCGCGGTGACCCCGGAGATCGGCTACGCGATCGTGGTCGCCACGAAGCGCTGATCACCCCCTAAAGTCGGCGTGTGACCACGCAGACCGGCCTGCCACACGCCCACGCCCTGTTCGCGCACAACCTGCCCGCCGCCGCGGCGGCCGCGATCAGCCAGGCCCTGGCCGCCAACGGTCTGGCCGTGCATCAGCTGGAGGCCAGCGCGGCGGCCGCGGACGAGCTGCTCCGGCTGGCCGAACACCTGCCGGGGCCGCTGCTGTTGCTCGGCCACGGCATCGGCGGCACGGCCGTGCTGCTGGCCGCCCCGCACCTGCCCGCCACCGCCGCGATCGCCACCCTGGCCGCGATCGCGCCGGGGGAGCTGCCCGCGAAACTGGGCGCCCCACTGCTGATCCTGCACTCGCCGAGCGACAACGCGGTCGGCGTCGACCACGCCCGCCGGATCTTCCAGGCCGCCAGGCATCCCAAGTCCTTCCTCGCCCTCGACGGCGCCGACCACGAGCTGAGCACCCCGGGCGACGCCGCCTACGCGGGCACGCTGATCGCCACCTGGGCGGCCCGGCACCTGCCCGAACCCGCCGCCGAACCCGAGGGCCACGTGCTGGTCACCGAGAACGGCACCGGGTCCTACGGCCAGACCATCTCGGTCGGCCGCCACCTGATCGCCGCCGACGAACCCCGCCCGCTGGGTGAGGACAGCGGGCTGTCCCCGTACGACCTGCTGCTGGCCGGGCTGGGCGCGTGCACCTCGATGACGTTGCGGATGTACGCCGAGCGCAAGGGCTGGCCGCTGGAGCGGGTCAGCGTGGCGCTGCGGCATTCCCGGGTGCACGCCAGGGACTGCGCGGACTGCGAGACCAAGGACGGCAGGCTGGACCGGATCGAGCGGTCGATCCGGATCACCGGTCAGCTGGACGCGGCGCAGCGGCAGCGGCTGATGGAGATCGCGGACCGGTGTCCGGTGCACCGCACGCTGCACTCGGAGATCATCATCGACACCGCAGCCTACTGAGCCGCACGGTCCACTGTGGACCGCAGCGCCCGGATCGCCCAGTCCAGGGTCGGGGCCAGGGGTTCCGGGGCCTGCCAGCCGTTGACGATCGCGAGCAGCCGGACGTACCGCTCGCGCCGCGGGTCGGCGGCGGCGGTGAGCCGGGCGAGCAGCTCCGCGCGGGGCCACCCGGCCTGGAGTTCCAGCACCACCGGCCGGGCCGCGGGCTGGTCCGGCTCGATGCCAGCGGCCAGTGCCGGGGCGACCAGCTCACGGACCACGGCGATCGGATCGCGTCGCAGGACCGGCTCCTGCCGGCCGGCCAGTTGCCGCAGGGTGGCGCGGAACCCGGGGTCCGCGGTCAGCTCGGCCAGCTCCAGCCAGGCCTCGATCTGGGCTGTGTCGGGGTTTTCCGGCAGTTCGGGGGTGAGCGTGCGCTTGAGCCCGGTCAGCACCGGGTTGTCCGGGAGTTCGGCGAGGAAGTCCTCGACCAGGTGGTCGCGTTCGGCCCGGGTGAGGGTGGCGAGGCGGTGCAGGCGGTCGAGTTCACCGGCGTCGGCGCCGCGCGCGGCGGCCACCCGCAGCACGGCGTGGCGTTGGGTGAGGGTGCGGATCTGGGTGGCCAGGGCGGCGGCGTGGGTGGCGGCGACCTCGGGCAGGGTCAGTTCGCGGTCCAGGATCCGGCGGATGGCGGGCAGGTCCAGGTCGAGGGCGCGCAGGGTGCGGATCAGTTCCAGGCGGGCCAGCGCGGCCCGGTCGTAGCGGCGGAAGCCGCCGGGGTCGCGTTCGGCGGGCACCAGGCCCTGGTCGGAGTAGAAGCGGATGGCCTTGACGGTCAGGCCGGTGCGCCGGGCCAGTTCGCCGATGGAGAAGTCCATGCCGTCCACCCTCCGATCTCCCCCTGGGGGAGGGGCAAATCAGCAGATGGACGCGACGCCGGTGTCCAGGGCCTGCCGGTGCAACCGGTCCAGCCGGTGCTGGGCCGCGCCGACCTGCTGGGCAACCAGGAGTCGCACCTGGCAAGCGATTCCGGGCTTGCGGATGTCCTTTGTGGACACCAGTTCGGTCAGCAGCCTGGTGGCGAGTTCGTCCAGGCGCTGGCGGATCAGGTTGAGGTCGGGGCGGGTGGTGGGGGCCTGGCCGGGGTGCCGGGTCCAGCGGTCGAACAGGCCGCGCTGCACGATCTTGTTGGCGGTGATCTGGTCCTGGAAGAAGCGGACCGTGGCCTCGGGGTCCAGGCCCAGCGGACCCGCCTGCGCCCGCACCGCGTCCAGGACCTGCTGTTCGCGCACCGGATCGTCGATCGGCTTGCCGGTGCCGAACTTGGAGGCGGCCACCAGGTCGCCGACCAGCAGGCGCTGGATGACCAGGTCGGCGAGCGGGCCGAGGCGGCGGAGTTCCTGCGTCTCGACCGTGCTGGTCACCGGCGGGGCGGTGCTCACGGCCATGGCGGCCGGGCCGCCGACGGTGAGCGCGCCCAGCAGGACCG contains:
- a CDS encoding helix-turn-helix transcriptional regulator — its product is MFVGRQRELAQLDQLLDALPAGPTPVEIVGEPGIGKSRLLHEIGVHAAGRGLTVLTGRAGEFERDLPFGVFLDALDHHLAALSGQRAEALGPGHLRWLATAFPGLADRVPPGPPPQAAERYLLHRAVAAALDALAGPAGLVLALDDLHWADESTAELLAHLLRRPPATRLLLLLAHRPRQLPDKLAAVLAGPAYATRHRIELPPLEFAAAQQLLPAHPERRRLYDIAGGNPLYLQVLAHGGELAAPAEQGAEVPPGVAALLRGEFARLSPAARLVAQAAAVIGDQVDPELVAAAAGLGLPETHAAAEELFEADLLRGTGAGQRVTFRHPLLRNAVYHSATPLWRAAAHGRAAGLLTGRGAALTTIAPHIARSAAVGDPAAVDLLRQAARLALAQAPATAVSWLRVALHGHPTPADELGRDLSLELAHALMLRGDYPACWDILRGQLDTAPAGRPHLRHQAVVLCATTSRLLCRPEEGRRLLREELARDYPRADADTATLWLHLALSHVLDARFTEAAEAATAALALTLPEPLRCIALAMIAWSYPELGRVPEAVAAMDEAVALYDRLAEPEHLAHLGFTHITPLVEAICHLRLGDTLRRLGQVRRMSERLGHLTFGGEVLGTTATVLAHAGRMSEATAQAEEALDAARLTGIEPLLVNVLCASASVALYCLDLDAVEQAGREVAALSCASWHPLAPHLSLIRDLVRARLGLDAPLAETIARLGGPDLPGTLHRARVLTYLELAHIAAEADRPAEAADWASRAESLTQPQLPWSTAAATLARAYADSRTPKPAHALRLAEQAATAFATAGFPVQSARATLLCGQLHATLGDRDQALSTMDKAAAVFADCGATRHTEITLRHQRRLGRRVPRTTSDSPHGLTPRESEIAALVAQGHSNRAVATLLVVSERTVETHLSRVFQKLGLSSRTALAALLARDNNRP
- a CDS encoding carbonic anhydrase family protein; this encodes MLPLVAVAAIVVSPVAQSKLPAQSPVNVVPEAIQIDPTHPKLDVSYGHSELELKYIRKDAANPNGCQVRDHEETEEAEVKPGSGFVTAGGVRFDLIQFHFHTPAEHRFAGRQYPLEMHLVHRSAAGKLLVVGVPLRAGEHSTVDTVLAKLAPECGAPVHIHSINLNTLLPHNKHTLHYQGSLTTHPFDEGVQWYLAAEKTVSQATLSRFQGLFSHGNSRAVQPLNGRHFTEVGLI
- a CDS encoding class I SAM-dependent methyltransferase; the protein is MVIRGASGVTAETVGAYYDQITEFVAGDLGGSLHIGYWKDLPPGSSVRDASRRMTALMIEKVEVRPGQRVLDIGCGTGRPAVDLAKAAGVEVVGVNVSRLQLERAGQLAAEEGLADRVRFQFADAMALPFGPGSFDGVWLFESLFHMPDQRQVLCQIAEVLRPGGRLVIADLVQLVPLTDEQNAVLQSCWTSGNVAAIHPVENYPALLAECGLEFAELTDISDDSLRQTFRALQEENEDWIEGMQLEDLPVDYGADVDNGMARLAVTPEIGYAIVVATKR
- a CDS encoding bifunctional alpha/beta hydrolase/OsmC family protein — translated: MTTQTGLPHAHALFAHNLPAAAAAAISQALAANGLAVHQLEASAAAADELLRLAEHLPGPLLLLGHGIGGTAVLLAAPHLPATAAIATLAAIAPGELPAKLGAPLLILHSPSDNAVGVDHARRIFQAARHPKSFLALDGADHELSTPGDAAYAGTLIATWAARHLPEPAAEPEGHVLVTENGTGSYGQTISVGRHLIAADEPRPLGEDSGLSPYDLLLAGLGACTSMTLRMYAERKGWPLERVSVALRHSRVHARDCADCETKDGRLDRIERSIRITGQLDAAQRQRLMEIADRCPVHRTLHSEIIIDTAAY
- a CDS encoding MerR family transcriptional regulator produces the protein MDFSIGELARRTGLTVKAIRFYSDQGLVPAERDPGGFRRYDRAALARLELIRTLRALDLDLPAIRRILDRELTLPEVAATHAAALATQIRTLTQRHAVLRVAAARGADAGELDRLHRLATLTRAERDHLVEDFLAELPDNPVLTGLKRTLTPELPENPDTAQIEAWLELAELTADPGFRATLRQLAGRQEPVLRRDPIAVVRELVAPALAAGIEPDQPAARPVVLELQAGWPRAELLARLTAAADPRRERYVRLLAIVNGWQAPEPLAPTLDWAIRALRSTVDRAAQ
- a CDS encoding chorismate mutase; protein product: MFVRRFALLASVLLGALTVGGPAAMAVSTAPPVTSTVETQELRRLGPLADLVIQRLLVGDLVAASKFGTGKPIDDPVREQQVLDAVRAQAGPLGLDPEATVRFFQDQITANKIVQRGLFDRWTRHPGQAPTTRPDLNLIRQRLDELATRLLTELVSTKDIRKPGIACQVRLLVAQQVGAAQHRLDRLHRQALDTGVASIC